In Nocardioides marinus, one DNA window encodes the following:
- a CDS encoding DNA-3-methyladenine glycosylase, with the protein MSVSPDLGLLAGDVLDVAPRLLGATLRHDGVTVRLTEVEAYAGSDDPGSHAYRGPTPRTRVMFGPAGTLYAYLSYGMHVCANVVTGPEGTASAVLLRAGEVVEGAHLARERRSTTRDRDLARGPANLCRALGIGLDLGGSDLATGPVRLELTAPLSRDRISTGPRVGLRGAPDRPWRFWLTGEPSVSAYRPAARRP; encoded by the coding sequence GACCTGGGCCTGCTGGCCGGGGACGTCCTCGACGTGGCGCCCCGGCTGCTCGGCGCGACCCTGCGCCACGACGGCGTGACGGTCCGGCTCACCGAGGTCGAGGCGTACGCCGGCTCGGACGACCCCGGCTCGCACGCCTACCGCGGCCCCACCCCGAGGACCCGGGTGATGTTCGGCCCGGCGGGGACGCTCTACGCGTATCTCAGCTACGGGATGCACGTGTGCGCCAACGTCGTCACCGGACCCGAGGGCACCGCATCCGCGGTGCTGCTCCGGGCGGGCGAGGTGGTCGAGGGTGCCCACCTCGCCCGTGAACGGCGCAGCACGACCCGGGACCGTGACCTGGCCCGGGGCCCGGCCAACCTCTGCCGGGCCCTGGGGATCGGCCTCGACCTCGGTGGCAGCGACCTGGCCACGGGCCCGGTGCGACTCGAGCTGACCGCACCCCTCTCGCGTGACCGGATCAGCACGGGACCGCGGGTCGGGCTGCGCGGCGCACCGGATCGTCCCTGGCGGTTCTGGCTCACCGGTGAGCCCAGCGTGTCGGCGTACCGACCCGCCGCCAGGCGCCCCTGA